The genomic region TCCTCCTTGTCCTTGTAGAGCGTCGAGTTCGGATAGACCTCGACCTTGACCTTGCCGCCGGTGTACTTCTCGGCGAGCTCCTTGAATTTCTCCGCGCCCTTGCCCTTCGGCGTGTCGGTGGCGACGACGTGGCTGAATTTGATGATGATCGGTGATTGGGCCAGTGCCGGCCCGGTCAGGCCCAGTGCCAGAGCCGCGATGGACGCAGCGATCGCCAAGGTGCGCATAATCTCTCCCTGTCGTTTGTTTGGGCCGCCCGGCGGCGCCGGGTAGCCAATCTTATGCCGGCTGCATCAATAGCGGCTCGCCTACACAGCCGCTATTGGCCCTTAGCAGGGCAGCCATTCATGGTGAACGATGTCATTCCGGGGCGGTCCGCAGGACCGAACCTCAGGTGCGCAATTGCGCACCGGGGAATCTCGAGATTCCGGGTTCGATGCTTCGCATCACCCCGGAATGACAAGCTGACGCTTGTCAGCTCGCCGCGGCCGTCGTCACCGTGTCGCGCTGGCGCTTCATGACGATCTTGTTGAGCGCGCCGAGATAGGCCTTGGCCGAGGCCACCAGCGTATCCGGGTCCGCCGCGCGCGCCGTCATCGAGCGGCCGTCCTGCGACAGCCGCACCGACACTTCCGCCTGCGCGTCGGTGCCCTCGGTGACGGCATGGACCTGGTACAGCTCGAGCTTGGCCTCGTGCGGCACCAGGCGCTTGATGCAGTTGAACACGGCGTCGACCGGGCCGTTGCCCTCGGCTTCCTCGATCTTGATCTGGCCGTCGACGTCGAGCTTCATGGTCGCGCGCTGCGGACCATGGGTGCCGGCGATGACGGTCAGCGAGGTCAGCTTGATGCGGTCGTGCGAGGCCGCCATCTCCTCGTCGACCAGCGCCTCGATGTCCTCGTCGTAGATGTCCTTCTTGCGGTCGGCCAGCGCCTTCATCCGCGTGAACGCATCTTCCAGCTGGTTCGGGCCGAGCTTGTAGCCCATCTCCTCCAGCTTGTGCACGAAGGCATGGCGGCCGGAATGCTTGCCGAGCACCAGCGAGGACTGCTTCAGGCCGACCATCTCCGGGCGCATGATCTCGTAGGTCGAAGCGTCCTTCAGCACCCCGTCCTGGTGAATGCCGCTCTCATGCGCGAAGGCGTTCCGGCCGACGATGGCCTTGTTGTACTGCACCGGGAACGAGGTCGCCGCCGACACCAGCTTCGAGGCGCGGGTCAGCTGCGTCGTGTCGATCTTGTTCCAGTAGGGGAATTTGTCGTTGCGCACGTTGATCGCCATCACGATCTCTTCGAGCGCGGCGTTGCCGGCGCGCTCGCCGATGCCGTTGATGGTGCACTCGACCTGGCGCGCGCCGCCGGTGATGCCGGCCAGCGAATTGGCAACCGCCATGCCGAGATCGTTATGGCAGTGCACGGAGAACACCGCCTTGTCCGAGTTCGGCACGCGCTCGATCAGCGTCCTCATGAAGTGGGTGTATTC from Bradyrhizobium sp. CB1015 harbors:
- a CDS encoding 2-isopropylmalate synthase; its protein translation is MATVNKSEKDRVIIFDTTLRDGEQCPGATMTFEEKLEVAELLDDMGVDVIEAGFPITSEGDFQAVSEIARRSKNSVIAGLSRAHPADIDRCAEAVKFAKRGRVHTVIATSPLHMRVKLNKTPEQVIETSVAMVARARNQIDDVEWSAEDGTRSEMDFLCRIVEAVIKAGATTVNIPDTVGYTVPEEYTHFMRTLIERVPNSDKAVFSVHCHNDLGMAVANSLAGITGGARQVECTINGIGERAGNAALEEIVMAINVRNDKFPYWNKIDTTQLTRASKLVSAATSFPVQYNKAIVGRNAFAHESGIHQDGVLKDASTYEIMRPEMVGLKQSSLVLGKHSGRHAFVHKLEEMGYKLGPNQLEDAFTRMKALADRKKDIYDEDIEALVDEEMAASHDRIKLTSLTVIAGTHGPQRATMKLDVDGQIKIEEAEGNGPVDAVFNCIKRLVPHEAKLELYQVHAVTEGTDAQAEVSVRLSQDGRSMTARAADPDTLVASAKAYLGALNKIVMKRQRDTVTTAAAS